Proteins co-encoded in one Megalops cyprinoides isolate fMegCyp1 chromosome 1, fMegCyp1.pri, whole genome shotgun sequence genomic window:
- the LOC118780623 gene encoding tripartite motif-containing protein 16-like, producing the protein MAQAGDLLDLDQFTCPICLDLLKDPVAIPCGHSYCMACIKGCWDQDDHAGVYSCPQCRETFTPRPVLRRNTILAEVVEKLKKTGLQAAPPPHCYTGPGDVACDFCTGRKLKAVKSCLVCLASYCQTHLQPHYESPAFKKHKLVQATGNLQEKICSHHDKVLEIYCRTDQQCICYLCTMDEHRGHDTVSAAAERTEKQNLVGATQRKFQQRIQEREKELQDLRKAVESLTRSAQAAVEDSERIFTELIRSIERRRSEVKQLIRDQEKAAVSRAERLLEQLEQEIAELRRRDAEMEQLSHTEDHIHFLQSRQSICAPPGHRHLPSITVNPDFALEAVRKSVSELKERVEDVCKGELDKISKTVKEVRILEPRTREEFLQYSCELTLDPNTAHRNLRLSNRNRVVTRVRETQPYPDHPERFDRWQQVLCREGLSGRCYWEAEWSGSEVSIAVSYKGISRKGASADCGLGQNDKSWSLKCSRSTYSFWHNNKSTEIPVPPSSTIGVYLDHRAGTLSFYSISDTVTFLHRVQTTFTQPLYPGFWVYFNIFDLNDSTESSIKLCNQGTKRSSKMCIQS; encoded by the exons ATGGCTCAAGCTGGAGATCTACTGGATCTGGACCAGTTTACCTGTCCAATCTGTCTGGATCTACTGAAGGATCCAGTGGCTATTCCCTGTGGTCACAGTTACTGTATGGCCTGTattaagggctgctgggatcaggatgaTCATGCTGGTGTctacagctgtccccagtgcagAGAGACCTTCACCCCAAGACCTGTTTTAAGAAGAAACACCATACTGGCTGAAGtggtggagaaactgaagaagaCAGGACTCcaagctgctcctcctcctcactgttaCACTGGACCTGGAGACGTGGCGTGTGATTTCTGCACTGGGAGGAAGCTCAAAGCCGTCAAGTCCTGTCTGGTGTGTCTGGCCTCCTACTGTCAAACTCACCTGCAGCCTCACTATGAATCTCCTGCCTTTAAGAAGCACAAACTGGTCCAAGCCACTGGAAACCTGCAGGAGAAGATCTGCTCTCATCATGACAAAGTGCTGGAGATTTACTGCCGGACCGATCAGCAGTGTATCTGTTATCTGTGTACGATGGATGAACACAGAGGTCATGATACAGTCTCAGCTGCAGCGgaaaggactgagaaacag AATCTAGTGGGGGCGACACAGAGGAAATTCCAGCAGagaatccaggagagagagaaggagctgcaggatctgagaAAGGCTGTGGAGTCACTCACG cgctctgcacaggcagcagtggaggacagcgagaggatctttactgagctgaTCCGCTCCATTGAGAGAAGGCGCTCTGAGGTGAAacagctgatcagagatcaggagaaggctgcagtgagtcGGGCTGAAAGACTCCTGGAGcaactggagcaggagattgctgagctgaggaggagagatgctgagatggagcagctttcacacacagaggatcacatccatttcctccag aGCCGTCAGTCTATCTGTGCCCCTCCTGGACATAGACACTTACCCAGCATCACTGTCAATCCAGACTTTGCTTTAGAGGCTGTGAGGAAATCTGTCTCTGAACTGAAAGAACGAGTGGAGGACGTCTGCAAGGGGGAATTAGACAAGATCTCAAAAACAG TGAAAGAAGTCCGTATATTAGAGCCCAGGACCAGAGAGGAATTCTTACAAT ATTCCTGTgagctcacactggaccccaacacagcacatAGAAACCTCCGTCTGTCTAACAGGAACAGAGTGGTGACACGTGTGAGAGAGACTcagccatatcctgatcatccagagagatttgacCGCTGGCagcaagtgctgtgcagagagggtctgtctggacgctgttactgggaggctgagtggagtgggaGTGAGGTTTCTATAGCAGTCTCATATAAAGggatcagcaggaaaggagcGAGTGCTGACTGTGGTCTGGGACAGAATGACAAATCCTGGAGTTTGAAGTGCTCTCGTTCCACTTACTCTTTCTGGCACAATAATAAGAGCACTGAAATCCCtgtgcccccctcctccacaaTAGGAGTGTACCTGGATCACAGGGCAggaactctgtccttctacagcatCTCTGACACAGTGACCttcctccacagagtccagaccacattcactcagcccctctatcctgggttttgGGTGTATTTTAATATCTTTGATTTGAATGATTCCACTGAATCATCTATAAAACTGTGCAATCAGGGAACCAAGAGGAGTAGCAAAATGTgtattcaaagttaa